Part of the Ctenopharyngodon idella isolate HZGC_01 chromosome 8, HZGC01, whole genome shotgun sequence genome, ACTTCAGATACTCCCTTCGGAGAATCACTTCCACTAGAGTCAATGTCATCCAGTAATTTACCACAAACAGAAGAGTCTGGACTTCAGCCATTAATTCTACCCATCCCCCAATCACAATCAACCCAGCAGTCCTCTGAGGCACAAGATCAAGTCCATAATGTTGTCCCGTCCACGCTCTTTTCCCTTCCTGCAGTCCTCATCCACCCCTATGATGGTCCAGAGACAACCAAGGATGAATTTGAGGATTCCGATAACCCCAACCAATCCCTTCATGCACAGAAGGTTGATTTTCAGCTTGAGATCTTAGCGCAAGTGCCTTTCGAGTTTGGCCAACGATCACTGGCTGGGTTTCCAGACACGCCACATAGCCAGGAAGAAGGTATGATGGATGTTAAGGAGAAGGAAGATACTGAGGAAAATGATGGCACATTGGAAGAAATGTTAGAAGAACCAAGTCAGAATATAGGAGATGAAGAAACAGGAACTAACTTTCACATATTGGAAGAAGCCAAGCAGCTTCCTTCGTCGAATGAAGTAAACAATACAACTGAAGACATGGAGAAGCTCAGTCTGTCAAAAAACGTACAACACACTCTGGAGGAAGGAATTCACGAACAGAAAGTAGAGCTTGTCTCTTCAGTCCGAGTCGAGACCACCAAGGCAGTTGAGCTGGAAAGCACCAAGTTGGATGATGAGGAAACAGATGTTTTGGTGGCTTCCTGTTTGTCACACTCTCATTTAGTTCCCACAAGACAGAACAGAGAAACCCAAAGTTCACTCATCCATCCAACCTCTGATAAGCTGGCAACCATGCAACATCAGCAGGAGGAAGGACTCGTCTTGGATCCGATCCTCCGTGAGGATCCAAAACTTGATAACCAAACTATTTCCATGTGTACACCAGAACATCCAACAAGCAAGCAAGAAAAGCCCAAACtggtcagtgtttctgaaacaACAGCCTTTGATCTTCAACGTTCAACTGTTCACTCTTCTGCAGAGGATGATTTAACTTCTGAGGGTGATGAACCTTCCGCTGCCCCATATCAGGCATGTAAAGACTCTGAAACCCAGCACACACTGCCAAGAGACGACACTGAACTATCTCAAATATCAAAGGATCAGACCGAGGTTACTTTGGACACGTGTCTGATGGTCTCTGTGACCTTCTTCAGTGCTGTTATCTGCATGGCTGTTGGGATTCGAGAGCCTAGCGCTTTACTGTTTGTGGGATTATTTCTGTTGTCCCTCTGGTTCTAATTTCTATGCCAGGTTTCTTTCCCCTTCCATCCGTGTCTCCTAAAAAGCCTTAAGACTTTACCTTCTTCCTTTTTCCCCAGTGCCTTGAGGAATtccaaaaactaaaaaaaaaacattgtagtGCAAACAGATCTGGTGTcatatttgtgtttatgtggTGGTAAGTAGAGTGAGAGTTGGTTAGTGTCGTTAAATTTAGGAGTTGAGCTTCTGCTTGAAATATCGTGTATCATTCAGACTTATAGTATGAAATCTGCAGTGGTTTATATACAACCGATAATAATAGTTTGAGCAAGCAATGTGTATTTTAGCTGAATTACATCACTTTGCACCTCATACATGATTGGTCATTAGAAATGTGGCTCAGCTCATTGATTCATACACAAAATGTGTCTATTTTGTGAGTTTCTCTATATATGTGCATAGCTACTGGCCCTAAAGATTGCATTTGGTTCTTTTATATACAAACTTGGAGTCATTTGTGAGTGGGATGACTTGATGGTGAGTGTATGTAGTTTTATGTATAAGAAGTGAGGCGAGACTGGACAAACGGTGCAGGTTATTTCAGAACAGAATTTTAGGAAAGTTTGAGTTGTTTAGTTATGAGGTTTTGCTTATACCACAATGTGTTCTCAGTGAAGAATTGAGTGTTTGTATATGTCTTCAAAACTAACCAGAGCAGCATCTTGGTATGAAATGTTTTAAGATGCTGAGTTATGTTTATCCACTTAATGACACTGTGAAAGTGTGTTTGATGTTATATGTGATTATTTTGTAACATGGATTACACactataaacttaaaataaatgaacgTTAAGCTTGAAGAGTATGCAACAATTTTGCACCCATCTGCTTCCTAAAAGTTATAAACAACACTTAAGGTACTACTATCTTTCTTCTTAGTTAGCAGACAAGTATATGGCCTTTTGCAGTGCTCTTTAAAAGCGTGCCCCAAGCCTCTGATATCACCCCAAAAGGTCACGCATTGCGCTGAAGTCACTGCATCAGGTTACCGGGTGACTAAACACCATTGTAAGTAGAGAAGTTAGAGCCGTTCcttgaaaaaaattcttacatttGGTTCCCTTCTTCCAGAAACTTTAGCCTTAAGGTATATAGTCACCCAGTCGTCTCACTGAATTAATGTGCAAATAAGGTTGTGAACAATCAATAACATATGTTCACATGTATTTTGTCAATGTCAAAGAAGAAATAAAAGTCTATATAACTGATAAAAACTGACCAATTTATTTCAGAGCTTTTTTTGTGTACAGCCCTTCAATGTTAAAATCAAGCTTGCTGTCAATGTCAGCAAAATGTGAAATTATCCAAACAGAAATGAATGTAACTTTGGTAATGAACAGTTATATTCACAAAGGCCCGGAACTCGTGATATGATTTAATAAACAAGAGGACAAAGTTTTTTTCACATGCATGAGTGTGTGATAAATGTGAGGTCTGACAAAgtaacttgatttttttttaatacaaaacataaaaataacaagTGGTAGtcttttaatatatacatatgcaCAGATTTGGTTGAGGATGATAGTTATATAATTATGTGAATTTAATAAGGAAATGTTCCTGAGCATAAGCTAATCCAGAATTTATGCAACATCTCATAAATCTACAGCACACATTCCAGCTACACTGACCAGTTCTGAAAACCACCTgagctgcgtttcccaaaaatATTCTAAGCATACGTAGACTGTAGAAACCACTGCGAACAATAGGTTCATCAGACATTTGGGCAATACAACCCTAAATAGTAGTCAGATCGGTGAAATAACCAAACTTAAGCTCTCACACTCATTTACGCATCCATGAAGTCCAGCTCTCAAATACATTCAATGAAAGACCAGTTTGACagtatgaatatattttgtcatgttttagaCTATATACACATAAAACAGAATGATAACACTTTGCATGCGTAAAAGGCAACATCTCTTGTAGGTCCACCTCCCTCAGTCTAACAAACTTCCCTTTCTGTgcattaaaagtaaaattttgCCCCCTGGTGGAAATTTCAAgtcgtgaaaaaaaaaaaaaaaaaaaaaaaattagaaggAAGGACAttgtatatttttgatattttacacTGGTCTAAAGATATTTGCTAAAAACAGGGCAAAAAGTTACACTACAAAAGTTtgttggaaaaagaaaaaaaagataattccTCCTATTCAAGCAAAGCAtatgaacatttaaaattttttaaatcatttgtgTAAGAATTCCATGGTGTCAAAGACTTTgatatgatttaaaatataattttaaaacaattatgaaaagcactttttttttggaACTTTACAAACATCTTCTCTAACGGACAAATTGAAAGAGTAATGCCACATTTTATACACTATTTAAACACTGCGGAaaacaattctgaggaaaaagttGAGGTTCATCTtggggaaataaaaaaaaaacttaaatatatacttaattcaatgaaatattttttaaaacacctGCCGAAACAGTTCCTAAACTGCAGATGTTTCAACATATTCACTTGAACACATGATCTTTTTTCAGTCCCTCTTTAGCATGAACTTCCTCTAAAAGAGATACTTTCGACATGTTGGTACCCCGCATTTGCACTCCATGCGCATACGCTTCTTAGGGGATCCTGGGAGTCCCGTCAGACTGAAATTAGAATCCATCTTCGTGCTCTCGGCATCTACTGGATCAACTatagaaaaaaattagaaagaaagaaaatttattttcttaaatgtatttatttttagaagatttatattgaaatatatttataaatatatacacgatacacacacacacacactatcatttaataattttgtacgattttttagtatttttgaaagaagtctcaccaagcctgcatttatttgatcaaaaatatagtaagtACAATAGTAACAgccatattgtgaaatattattccaacttaaaataaccgttttgtatttaaatatattttaaaaagtaacttatttctgtaatggcaaaactgaattaaGCAGGTGTTAttccattcttcagtgtcacatgatccttgagaaattattctaatatgctcaaTATGGTGCTCAAGCAACAGATGAatataaaaagaacagcatctaCTGAAAATATAACTCTTACATTACAACATATactgtaacataaatgtctttaccacttttgatcaattattgattaaatgataaaagtattaatttcttcaaaaaaaaaaaaaaaaaaaaaaaaaccttttcaaCGGTAGTATTTATCAAGGCCAAGTTAATGACCCCAAATCACTTGTCAAGTTACAAAGACTACttttttctatacatactcttCATTTTGTAGTCAAAGGTGAGCTCCTCTCCTGCCTTTATCCCACGTGTGGCAAAGAATGCTATCCGTGGCAGCCGCTCATCCAGGTTATCAATAAACACATTATATACCTGAAGATTTGGGTCACACTGAggacacaaaagaaaaaaacacttttgtgaCTTTCAATTATTTACTGTCTATAAATGAAAAGCTACAGTTTAACTGATATCAAGTAAAACGTATTGTGATTATTAGTGACACTTAAGGAAAAGTGTAAGATTCAATTCATACAgatcaaataaaaacatatcCATTTCAATTTGAAGCAAGTTCACTCACGCTGTGATTGACAAAGTGGGAAATGTTTCCATAGTGCGCAGCATCCACAGTGTACTCGTCATCCACATAATCCAGGTCAAAAAGGTAGGTGGCACCTTCTTTATCGTATATGTGACCTCTGCGTTCTGCTTCTTCTGTCGTAATGATCTaaagcaaaacagaaaaaagagagtTTAACAACATGAAGCCAGACTTATTATTGGGAAAGATAGATAAACAGCCATCACAAGGAAACTGAAAACATTGGCTGCTTGATAATGCCACTATCTACTAGTGAAGCAAAACGTTCCCATGATAACACGGCAACATTCAACTGAAGGTAAGCAAAATGAACAACTTgtctaaaacaaaattattaaattcactgaatattcaaaaatatctgatCCAGATGTGAAGTAACTATATGGCTCAAGCCCTCCCGTGCTTCTTACCTCCCCAACGTACTCCATGACGAAAGTGTTCTTGCGAATGCGCTCCATGGTCCGTACCCCCCAGCCCCTGCCATTGTCTGTCCTAAAAATGCAGAGGGAATACTGAATGCCCCTCTGCACCACTCTGTTGGGGCAGTCGAGCGCACAGCGGCACCGCTTGTTGCATTCATAAATGGGCAACCCGGGCCGAATGCGGACCTGGCCTAACTCATTGTAAGCAAATTTGTGCTGCGACGCTCCGGCACAGCAGCCCTCCACGGGGTTGTCCAGGCAGTCTGTGCATTCGCAGCCCACAGACACCTCATTCAGCATGATCCCATCACCAACTTTATAGTCATTTATGTAGGTGAAGTTCTTAGGCGGGCCCTCCAGGTCGACCTGGTTCCGAACATAGATGTGGCCCTTGTGGGCGCCCAGGCTGTTGAGGTGTGTCTCCCACTGTTTAAGGGTCTGCCGGAGTTTCGCCCGCTGGATAAGCTGCGACACGGTGGCAGGATCTAGGCGACGAGGGGCGGAGCGCTTCTGCTGTCTCTGCATCTCCGCATTCAGGTCCTCCCAGAACTGGTTGAGCAGATCTATGCACTTCAGGTTCTTCCGTGGTTCCCATGTGTTGCTGGATTCAGGGTAGCCCTTccatttcaccaagtacaactcCTGTGAAAGGGGTAACCTTAAATGCATTTAGATCTGGATACATTGTTGCTTTGATAGAACTCATTTTACCCTTAATGTAGTAGATTTTACTTTGACATGAGTTAGGGCTGAGAGCTAtgactataatatatatatagtggccgttaaagggatagttcacgcaaaaatgaaaatttgatgtttatctgcttacccccagggcatccaagatgtaggtgactttgtttcttcagtagaacacaaatgatgattttttaactccaaccgttgcagtctgttagttgtataatgcttgtcaatgggaactccatctataagagtcaaaaaaacatgcacagacaaatccaaattaaaccctgcggctcgtgacgacacattgatgtcctaagacacaaaacgatcggtttgtgcgagaaaccgaacagtatttatatcattttttacctctaaaacaccactatgtccaactgccttgcgcatccggttggtgaggtctgaacgcgttctgacaacggaagtgatgtctcgcactcattgaagtataagcgtgagacatcacttccatcatcagaacgcgttttcagacctcaccaaccggatgctcaaggcagttggacatagtggtgttttagaggtgaaaaattacataaatactgttcggtttctcgcacaaaccgatcgtttcgtgtcttaggacatcaatgtgtcgtcacgagccgcagggtttaatttggatttgtctgtgcatgtttttttttattctcatagattgtgttcccattgccatgcattatacgacagacagaccgcaacggttggagttaaaaatcatcatttgtgttctacctaagaaacaaagtcacctacatcttggatgccctgggggtaagcagataaacatcaaattttcatttttgcttgaactatccctttaaagatttTGCTATACTGTTTATATTGTGGTATGTAAATATATCCGCACAGTGCAGTACTAAAAGTTATTAACACTTTAGAGTGATAGCAAAAtcagttctttttgttattttttgattaaaaatttatATTGCTTTATATtctgaaatgtaaaataaatatctatAGCAAAAGAAATGGCAATGTTTGAACAAAACGAATATAAAACATCTATTTGTAAATGCACCAGTGTGCAGGCATTTTTTGCGTTTTATATACATAAGATACAATAAGTACAAGAACAAAGAAGAAAAGTACAAACAAatggtcaaataaaaaaaaatatacaaaagaacaaagatacaaaaaataaacagtgctttaactTCAGGAAGGTCTACTAACATTACTGTTCAGGTAAGTAATATGGCCTACAAAAGAAATCTagtaaagtaatcaaatgtaaaataacactgcatagttttaACTGTATAAAATCGATAGATTAATGCATATTAAAGCTAAAGTTGTTCATTCAAGAGCTGCAAGTAATTTTCTCTTtgccttttgttgtttgattcatattaatgGTGCAATTGTCAACAGGTTTAGACTGCTGCCACTGAAGGACTGAACGCTGATCTAATGGGCTAATACACATTTTCTCCCAACTGTTTACACCCATTTAAAGACAAACTGTTTTAAGTTAATACTCTCCAAGTCagtcattttgacatttaattactttattcaggGTTCCCACTCTTTCATGAACACCAGAttcaaggactttttaaagcaccgtttattttatatcaagcaCCTATCAAATTCACATTACATATGGAGCATCATGAAAGACCTCTGACAGTACTTAACATTTTAATCCTCCTATTGCATTTGCATCCATTTTAACCCGGAAGAGGTACAGAATCATTTGTACAttaattttggaaatatattaaaactgtTTGCAGCTTTCTTATCCCTAATGTTAACAATTATTCCATActagttttggttttcattttttatgaatcattacttgagtaaaaacattataatatagagagaatattataaaaatacattttgcaattgagtgaagaaaaaaaaaaaaaggattatatGGATTGTAATTGTGGCTTAAAGTcagaaaatatacaatatattatagatataagcttgcaattctgagaaaagaaagtcagaattgcaatttctatatcacaattctgactttttaaagacacaattgtggctttataaatcacacaattctgacattttaaagggatagttcacccaaaaatgaaaattctgtcatcattttttcaccctcaagttgttccaaacctgtatgaattttttggtatgctgaacataaaggaagatatttggaagaatgtcagtaaccaaacagattttgccctccattgactaccatagtaattatttttcctactatggtagtcaatagggggtgagatctgtttggttactgacattcttccaaatatcttcctttgtgttcagcagaacaatgaaattcaaacaatgaaattgaattttcatttttgggtgaattatctctttatctcacaattgtgaatttagGGTAAAGTGGGGGAAAACTAACTCTACATAGTATGCATAATATTCTTATTAAtaagtaggggtgggcgattcatgatttgatcaaaaatctttttcatgttggttttaCTATCTTGCCAGTGACTGAGCAGTACAGTCAAACTAATTTccctatatattaaaaaaagcagCCTTAcaaggtaacaaaatataaaagaaaaaagaatgacagacttTCAGATAGTATTTTTATCTTCATCCACTCTAATTTATGAGTTTCTTGTTAAAGTTACTGTATTAAAgaaattgggaaaaaaaaaagaaagaaaaagaaaaaagcagaaAGCAGATCGTGGAGACCTTTTAATCGTCCACGATCAAAATCGCACACACCTATAAGAATGTTCATTTCGGACACAGCAAATGTCACAGCTGCTCAAatgtccaaaaataaataattttcataaaatttatttcaaatttaattcaagcactttcaaggatcaatatttgttttcaagtaCTTTCCAGGCCTTGAATTCATGTGTCTGAAATCCAAGTACTTTCAAGGCACGTGGGAACCctgtttattcaatttctgttgtaAGCTATTACTTATCTGAATACCAGTACTAGTACATCTTTCTGAAAAACCTAAAGCactctttatttaatttgtaattttgttctgttgtattttttgcCAGTTTCGTTTGTAATTTCTAAAAAAagcttctttgttcttattgtattgCTGACCATTTACTTATCTTCTGTAACTGTTTTGAGGCCTTTTTACTTACATTAATTATTAGGGCTGGGCAGGGGTGTAGCACCGATTCCTAGGCCCTACGCAAAGACAGTGTGTGGGGGCCccttattattttagtattatatttttctgtgtACAATTATACACAGAGCACTCACTGatacaaaaactgcacaaaaacTGTTGTACTATATATCATGTAACACTCTTGTGTTTGAATTGTGCTATAAATAGAGTGTAATGTTAGACATAAAAAGgacagttttgtgttttattaacagaCATTGTGCCTTGTATTCCAAAACATTACAATCtttctaaactatttaacaTTGTAGGTACCTCTACAAGCATGATGAACATAGGATTGATATAATCCTGAGCCATATATTACGCTACATGTCTGAAATTTATGCtatcataatttgtgtataGTTTAAGAATAGCTGCTGAATAGTAAACTTGGTAGAAATAATGACAGTTTTGATATTACTCTTTCATGACTGTTACTGAGATGgccaatttttatatattttaaataatttgtcatttctgtaaaatgttaaaagtgtgtTGGATTTGTAAACAATAGCTGCCTGGATcttgtgtttaatgtttttgatatacattttttttagtttattatcATCACACTGTCTTAAAATTATATGACCAAGTTTgctcatattaatattttaatgcaagatCCACACAAACATCGTTTACATATTGTTTTCCATGTTTAGTTTATCTCTAAAGATTTGTCACACACTTTTCATGTTACTTCGGTGTTTAAAGAACGATAAGAGCGCTTATTACCGGCTTAGAAAAAGTTGTTTCTCATTATGTAGGAAAAGGCAGACTCCCGTTCAGCAAGCATACTTACACAACATAAACAGCGGCATATAGGTCGCCGTCGCCTCGCTCGAACAATATAGGTTCTCACTTGGTCTCTTTGGAAAGAAATTTATGAGGAATTGTTTTCCTTTACTGTTTACTTTTTGCCTGATCTTAGCCTGAATGGCGGCGGTGCGATTCGAAGATCACCACACTCCGGAGTCCGGCGCGTCCACTCTCCCTCACAGCCATTTAGCGTTTTGCAACATTCCTAGAAAACCAATCAAATCTTGCGAATTGCGTGCATGCTGTGCTTGTAGGAGGCGCCTACACAGAAGTGTGCCAAAGCTTGCGAACAGAGAAATAGCGCAGACACAGTGTATATGCGCACAATTGtataataatgattataataatttcaGGATCGTTGAGGGCCCCTAACACACCAGGGCCCTATGCACTCGGTCACCCTTTTCCCCCCACTTACGACGCCCCTGGGGCTGGGTAaacgattagtctagtctgttttcagttgatgaatgaacagaacatgtagtgCACCTCCCAttcaataaatcgcaataatctttgtgctttgttactcttgatatgaagcaaagtctcagatttcaaatgacgtccatcttattatgagattcaaaaaataaataccgttttggcgctgtttaatgtgacgtgacagatcgctgtagcgcctcagttaaagagaagcgacagcacggagcgcatgtgaacctcctctcctccgctttaatatcagttacagcgcgaaataaacatgactaaacatctgaaggtatgttaaaatatacagtacaacttaccgaaatccgtatcatgtctcgtgtaatagctcaatcagtgttttaaccgcagaaagacgtcaataaaacagcttgtaaacaatgtcacataacgtcacatttacctcagaaaaacatagtcagtgaccataaactcattagtcagctagaaaaatgaactctagagagcagcattctgataaatatagctatgcaccgttacatattcattataatgttcttcaatatttaatgcatgtttgaataaatcagttatgacagccacgatttaaatgtttaaattaaaaaaaaaaaaaaaaaaaaaaaactggagtagaaatatgattatgtaattctaaactttatttattataaaaaaaaaacataattgagtccaagtgtttgtatataaataagttaattttaaccttcaatattatagtaaagtagtaccaactgactcccatgtgtagtttacagcattagttgagagatttttttcctctagaaaaattgccatgtactgtaactgatatcgattattttggatgtagtatatcgaATTGAAATCGTAATCAAATTGAATTGCAagtgcagtgttttatttttacattttattatctaatttctgtagtatttattactgtttaatttgtatttttgtttattatatttgtcCTTCTgattgtaatttgcttctttgttcttatttttaataacacaaATAAGTACATTGTGATATATATCGTTACCATGTACTTAAATTTCTCATATTGtgaaaataagattttggtcatatcaccCACCCCTAATGTGTGTAGAGTTACAAATACACTCACCTGTACGATTTGTGTCTTCCCATCATTGATCACTTTCTTTTTGTAGTCGCAGAGGTATTCTACCTCATAGTCACACAGGTTGTTCTTGTTGATGCCCAGCTCTTCGCATTTCACCCCCTGCTCTCGACAGATTGCCTCCAGCTGGTCTGCATTGGCAATGCATGCTACCCTACACACTTGAGCTACAAAAACAATTAGAtgttaattacagaaaaaacacattatgaAATGTGTGATGACAAACATGTGCCAGTTTTAGATCAAGAAATGCATTGCACAGCTCTTTTGATGTCCACATGCCTGTAAAGCCTAGGAGTCTGCAGAGAATTTGACagcaaaaattacaaaatggaTTTTAAGGATTATTTCATACAACTTACtagttttatggttttattttattttttttttcaaaattatatttattgtgaAATGTGCTACAAATAATTTTATCCAATTAAAACGTTATATTCTAATattgggtttaaaaaaaaaaaagttgttgcgAACTTATATTGCAAATATTATCCGTATAATATTTTAGCATTACCATTCTTCAGTACAATTACAAACAAAAGccaatcattaatttaattcatgtaactacatcacacacacacattttcatacaAAGTTTAAATGGGTCTTTAGATATGAAAATACATAACTGCTTGTATATTGTAGGAAGGGGCTGTCTGACAAGGGAATCATCATCACAGTCCCCTAACTTATGTTTCTTGGCATTAAAAAGCTTGAAAGACCGCTGTAAACCACGCAGCACCACAGAACAACATGAAagttaacaatttattaaaatattgtacAGATAACGGGATCATTTTGCCAgtttgagataaaaaaaaaaataaattcttacAGAAAATTCCACATGTATCATCACTAACCAATGGGGCCATTTGATAAACTAATCGTCATAAGTAAAATAGAGATGAGCTGTAAACCTAAACTAAGTGGGTAAAACAACGACATTAAGATTAAGGCGTAGATTAACATGTTGTGGGAAAATGTGCTTTTTGATAAAGTGTCCAGCGTTCAAACATACTAAGTAGATCATATTCCTCTAAAGAACGGAAAAGTTAGCTAAGCACTGAAAATGATGCTAACTACTGAATGTACACACCTTTGCATCATGTTTCGTTGTACAACTTTATAAAGTTAATGCAAGAAAAACAGATAAGTTAAGGCATTCACAATGAGCTTGCTGAATGTGTTGCGTGAGCGCGCGGTAGCCATAACATCGACCTAATGTGAATTTGTATCAACAACTTGCAGCAAAGATTCTTTCAAAACGGAGTGTTTGTTTCCGGGGTTTCTTTGAAAAGACATCATTTAACGATCAACTCGTGTAATAGATAAGACATATGTTGGGTAAACCGTTGTTTCTGAACGATTAAAACGATATATACTTACCTTTCAAATTTTCCGCCATCTTCCGACCGCCGCCAAAATCATATATGATTAAAAGTCTGCTCAACGATTGGAGGCGGCACAGTCTGAGTGACAGGTTGGGCAACCAATAGAGACAGAGTATTTAATTCGATAAACTGTTTATGGGAAGTTTGAACAAAGTTAGGTTTATAGggttttttatgtaaaaaaatgcTTAGACTTTTTGAGCTTCCTCAGAAGATTAGCTTTCCATTTCCTGATTTATTTCCTTTCTAATAGTTTACAAAATCTGTAGAGACTGCGTTTCTTATTTGTGTGTAGTCGGGGCATAACGTCAATAAGTAgtgttatttattatattttga contains:
- the si:ch211-167b20.8 gene encoding uncharacterized protein si:ch211-167b20.8 isoform X5; translation: MSSSNLPQTEESGLQPLILPIPQSQSTQQSSEAQDQVHNVVPSTLFSLPAVLIHPYDGPETTKDEFEDSDNPNQSLHAQKVDFQLEILAQVPFEFGQRSLAGFPDTPHSQEEGMMDVKEKEDTEENDGTLEEMLEEPSQNIGDEETGTNFHILEEAKQLPSSNEVNNTTEDMEKLSLSKNVQHTLEEGIHEQKVELVSSVRVETTKAVELESTKLDDEETDVLVASCLSHSHLVPTRQNRETQSSLIHPTSDKLATMQHQQEEGLVLDPILREDPKLDNQTISMCTPEHPTSKQEKPKLVSVSETTAFDLQRSTVHSSAEDDLTSEGDEPSAAPYQACKDSETQHTLPRDDTELSQISKDQTEVTLDTCLMVSVTFFSAVICMAVGIREPSALLFVGLFLLSLWF
- the si:ch211-167b20.8 gene encoding uncharacterized protein si:ch211-167b20.8 isoform X4; translation: MAQENNSNFLTIPSQEGLFKTVRVERSEDNSNDEEEEETEEDVHLIPRSSPVPRKRGSSIADETAEYMRIRLGLPNRRVSFVDSTGAELVDVRMFVPFDSDDEDDSRWEEEETRYRKAYREPIYCVWPEFQALAGTELVLAVHTNKLEVESVTSVPDEPLSFEVIIRVLNISFHKSVYVRSTMDGWINHFDYPAEYVQGSNDGETDKFSVKLSFASPYLFNGARIDFVVRYETSDGEFWANNSGRNYSVTLLQSYEDETAQATTEEKNDLRGILKPPRADVGYDDSDDRGDDLSSTECEVAEDQASFAQPPIVQPEIDIETTNNLSSSPESTRTSSKAGCPLSTSDTPFGESLPLESMSSSNLPQTEESGLQPLILPIPQSQSTQQSSEAQDQVHNVVPSTLFSLPAVLIHPYDGPETTKDEFEDSDNPNQSLHAQKVDFQLEILAQVPFEFGQRSLAGFPDTPHSQEEGMMDVKEKEDTEENDGTLEEMLEEPSQNIGDEETGTNFHILEEAKQLPSSNEVNNTTEDMEKLSLSKNVQHTLEEGIHEQKVELVSSVRVETTKAVELESTKLDDEETDVLVASCLSHSHLVPTRQNRETQSSLIHPTSDKLATMQHQQEEGLVLDPILREDPKLDNQTISMCTPEHPTSKQEKPKLVSVSETTAFDLQRSTVHSSAEDDLTSEGDEPSAAPYQACKDSETQHTLPRDDTELSQISKDQTEVTLDTCLMVSVTFFSAVICMAVGIREPSALLFVGLFLLSLWF
- the si:ch211-167b20.8 gene encoding uncharacterized protein si:ch211-167b20.8 isoform X2, which encodes MAQENNSNFLTIPSQEGLFKTVRVERSEDNSNDEEEEETEEDVHLIPRSSPVPRKRGSSIADETAEYMRIRLGLPNRRVSFVDSTGAELVDVRMFVPFDSDDEDDSRWEEEETRYRKAYREPIYCVWPEFQALAGTELVLAVHTNKLEVESVTSVPDEPLSFEVIIRVLNISFHKSVYVRSTMDGWINHFDYPAEYVQGSNDGETDKFSVKLSFASPYLFNGARIDFVVRYETSDGEFWANNSGRNYSVTLLQSYEDETAQATTEEKNDLRGILKPPRYRADVGYDDSDDRGDDLSSTECEVAEDQASFAQPPIVQPEIDIETTNNLSSSPESTRTSSKAGCPLSTSDTPFGESLPLESMSSSNLPQTEESGLQPLILPIPQSQSTQQSSEAQDQVHNVVPSTLFSLPAVLIHPYDGPETTKDEFEDSDNPNQSLHAQKVDFQLEILAQVPFEFGQRSLAGFPDTPHSQEEGMMDVKEKEDTEENDGTLEEMLEEPSQNIGDEETGTNFHILEEAKQLPSSNEVNNTTEDMEKLSLSKNVQHTLEEGIHEQKVELVSSVRVETTKAVELESTKLDDEETDVLVASCLSHSHLVPTRQNRETQSSLIHPTSDKLATMQHQQEEGLVLDPILREDPKLDNQTISMCTPEHPTSKQEKPKLVSVSETTAFDLQRSTVHSSAEDDLTSEGDEPSAAPYQACKDSETQHTLPRDDTELSQISKDQTEVTLDTCLMVSVTFFSAVICMAVGIREPSALLFVGLFLLSLWF